In the genome of Dromiciops gliroides isolate mDroGli1 chromosome 1, mDroGli1.pri, whole genome shotgun sequence, the window AACTCAATTatgggtttgtgtcttgattcTTGAAGCTCCAGCAGGAATTCCTGAAGGCTTTGAATATGCTGAAATATTCTGTATTTGTACCTCTTGTGCTCTTCCCTCAGCCCTTCCACACGTTGAAGTTCTTCCTCCCGCAGGAAGTGGTGAAGATTGCAATATTCCCCCATAATCATCTGAAGCCAATCAACTGAAGGTATCTTCACCCCTTCCTCCAGCAGACGAAGAAGTatcttggtttttttaaaatccttccccAAGTGACACAGAATCTTCCCGAGTTCCTCCCTATAGTTGTGAGCAGCTTCTTCTATAGGAGACAGTTTGTGAGCCCTGTGCTCTGGAGTTTGACTACAGCTCAAGCAGAGTAATGCCTTGTCCTCCTCGCAAAAGAGCTTGAAGACTTTCTGGTGAATGGGGCATTGGCCCTGTCCTTCAGTACTTTGCAGAAAGTGGAAGCAGAGCTGCTTCCCAACGTCAGTCAGCTTTTCCAGTCTTACATTGAGTTCTGGGAATTTGGTCACCTGGCAAACTTGCCTGCATTCAGGACAAGAGAAAGGTGGGGCTCTCCAGCTCCTTGAGAGACACTCTGTGCAAAAGCTGTGCCCACAATCGATGGTAACTGGCCGAGAAAAATAGATCCTACAGATTCCACAGGTGATTTCACTCTGCAGTTTCTGGACTATTTCCATATGGgcagccatttttttttcctctccgaAAAGGTGAGTGatgcttccttccctctctccacacCGCTGgactttcccttccctctgtgACTGTGGGGTCCAATGATCCAAGCCAAGGTCAAATGCCTTCCCTCCAGCTTCTTTCCTGCAGCAACTGAGAAGAGACTTCAGTTACACTCAAGGAAATGGTTCTGATCAGAAGGGTCTCTTCTGTTATAGAATGATGCCTCACCCCTTTACTACCTCCCAGATGAGGTGTGAATTCACCTTGCCTTATATTCTCAAGTTAGGACAAGTCAACCTTGCTAGTTGCTCAGCCTAGCTGAGACCCCTAGGGTAAGCACTTCTGCTTGGTTGACTTCTATGGATTGACAGGTTTCACAATGCTGAGCCCCTCTGAGGGTCTGAGCTTTTCAGGGGGAGTCCCAGCCTTGCTAGAAATAGGATGCCCTCTTCTTTTCATGTTTTGTTACAAAAGGTTGACAGCATATT includes:
- the LOC122747690 gene encoding probable E3 ubiquitin-protein ligase TRIML1; this encodes MAAHMEIVQKLQSEITCGICRIYFSRPVTIDCGHSFCTECLSRSWRAPPFSCPECRQVCQVTKFPELNVRLEKLTDVGKQLCFHFLQSTEGQGQCPIHQKVFKLFCEEDKALLCLSCSQTPEHRAHKLSPIEEAAHNYREELGKILCHLGKDFKKTKILLRLLEEGVKIPSVDWLQMIMGEYCNLHHFLREEELQRVEGLREEHKRYKYRIFQHIQSLQEFLLELQESRHKPIIELLQNCRELLGRSESLFSQRPKAVTPDRMQYSITGMIEILNKFRVDIRVNPQLVCSYVIVSEDRKSMRAREDWQVDPDHPEDFTYHYVFAEQAFSSGRQYWEVDVTQVPQWALGIHTSPMRRENLDSRPSALVLCCVKKGNYYYFQTCPGSFKCQMKDPVPRVGVYLEHSVGTLLLFYNVAKRCLIYRFYTISFTKPVTPIFSPGPPLPGTKAGPMTICPVNSHLCSCCYSAL